TGGTTTTGTCTCTAAATTTTTAACGGAGAACAAAGCCGCCTTACAGTCTTCCAAAAATTGAGTAGCCTCAGCTTCTGTCGCAAATCGTTGTGGAAGCTCAGCTTTAAAACTATCTTTTACTTTGCCTGTATGAAAGAAAGCAACTATCTTAAATGCCGCCTCAGGTTCAAACTTGTTAATCTCACGCTCCCTGTCGACGATCAATCTCACGGCAACAGATTGTACACGACCCGCGGATAAAGATGGTTTCACCTTTTTCCATAAAACGGGTGACAACTCAAAGCCCACCAATCGATCTAATACGCGTCTCGCCTGTTGTGCGTTAACGAGATTATAATCTATTTTACGGGGATTGTCAATGGCTTTTAGTATTGCCGGTTTCGTGATCTCATGAAACACAATACGTTTAGTACTTTCATCTTTCAGTCCCAATGTCTCAAATAAATGCCAAGAGATAGCTTCCCCCTCACGGTCCTCATCGGATGCGAGCCATACAGTTTCTGCTGCCTTAGCTAATTTTTTCAGCTCGCTTACGACTGCCTTTTTATCAGAGGGAACTTCGTACTTCTGTTCGAAATTATTCTCTGTATTAATTGCATCATCGGTTTTTACCAGGTCACGGATATGTCCATAACTTGACTTTACCAAAAAATCACTTCCTAAATATCCTTCTATCGTTTTTGCTTTCGCTGGAGACTCAACTATCAATAAATTTTTCGCCATCTAATTTGAGATTTGTGCAAATAAAGGGAATTCTAAAAGGAATGACAATAATTTCTTGCAAAAAAGACAAAAAAAATAGATTTCGCCTTGACATATAAGTGTATTGTTCTATTTTCAATCCTGTTGTAATCGTCCCAGAAAGGCTTTCTTCTTGTAAAGAATGATATTTAACAAACCTGTAAAACTTCATTTTTCTTCACTTCAATAATTCCGATAGTTCATTTCAGTTTGTTCTGTTTCGAAAACACTGTATATTCGCCTATTCATAGCGGGGTCATTCACCCTTATTTTGTTTAAATATAATAATAATGAAAAGAAGTCTTCTTAGAATAGCCTTTTTTGGTCTGATATTATCATCTGTGTCTTGTTCAGTTATGAAAGATTCCGCAAAAACAACCAACAGCTTCCCTAAACTAAGTTTAGAAGCGCATCGTGGCGGACGTGGCGTGTACCCCGAAGAATCCATTGCAGCAATGAAAAATGCAATTGACCTGCCCCAAGTAACAACTCTGGAAATGGATTGTCACATTACAAAAGACCGAAAGGTCGTTGTTTTTCACGACGATTATCTCAATCCCAAATTTGTGTTAAAACCAGATGGCACTGAGATTCCCGAAAAAGATAAATCGTTGAAAATATATGCTATGAACTATAAAGAACTGTTCAAGTACGATATTGGTTCCAAATTTTATAAGGAGTTTCCCGAACAGAAAAAACAAATTACACGTATTGCAAAACTCGCCGACCTCATCGATAGTACAGAGGCCTATGCCCTCCAAAAGAGAACTGCGCCTATGTTTTATAATATTGAGGTGAAAAGTAAAGAGGATAAAGACGGTATCTATCATCCCAGAGTGGAAGAATTCGTTGATTTAATGGTACAGGTTATCACAGAGAAAAAAATTGCAGCACGCACCATCATTCAATCCTTTGATATTCGAGCAGTCAAGTATCTAAACAAAGCCTACCCACAATTAAAAGTTTCTTACCTTATTGATGCCAACTATACAAAAAATGCACAGGAGACAATCGCAGCATTAGGTTTTACACCTTTCATCATCAGCCCGCACTATAAGCTGGTGACCAGCGAATTTGTCAAACAATACCACAAAGCGAATGTTAAGGTAATTCCATGGACGGTAAATAGTAAAACAGAGATTGAGCAATTGAAGGCGCTGAAAGTAGATGGAATTATCAGTGACTATCCCAATCTGTTTTAATCCTTGATTTCTTGACAACGATCAAAGGTCACTTTGTTCAACTAAAGGTGATCTAAACCTGAAAGACCAAAATAAAGTAGCTTGCGCTGTCCACTACTCTATTTTGGTCTTACTTTTAAGGGCTTTATCAATATACTCCCTACCTTTTTGAACTAAAAACTCTGCACGGTGGTAGTCCCACAAATTACAGATGTTGTAGGGGATATTTACAACGACATCCGGCCGATAGAGATCAATAATCATACGGCTCATTTTTCTACGCATCACATAATAGGAAGCTTGTAGAATATCCAGAGAATTTGAGGTTCTTGTATCCAATTTTTTGATAACAGAATACTGTTTATCTGGTTTTGACTCCAGATTGACCGCTATAATTAAATTTTCTTTTCGTGTGACATGGTTGATGGGTAATGGATTGAGCACACCCCCATCTACATAAACATGAGTATCTTCCTCTATTGCTGTAAAAACAGCTGGTATCGCGATAGAAGCCCGAATTGCATCATACATACTTCCAAAATCGAGTACGACTTCTTCTTCATAATTCAGATCGGTAGCAACAGCCTTGAATAAAATAGGAAACGTTTCGATATTCGCATCGGGAATAACCGATTTCAAGGCATTGAAGACTTTAATCCCCTTCATCATTCCTAGACCCTTCCAGCTGAAATCCATCATATTGAAAACTGATTTCTTTGTTAGATTATGCATCCAGTCCTCCAGCACATCCATCTTTCCCTGGGCATAAATTCCACCGACCAATGCGCCAATGGAACAACCCACAATTTCATCGATCTCAAACCCCATTTCCTCTAGTTTACGGATAATACCGATATGTACCAATCCTCTCGCTCCCCCGCCCCCGAGGACGAGTGTTACTTTACGATTCAAAAAATCTTTCTCTGACATATACTTAGACCTGCAATATAATGATGTTGACATTGACCCAACAATGTAATCCGATAATCACCGTTATTATATGTATTTTTGATTACAATATACGGAGTAAAATAAGAAATATGAAAATAGAAATTTGGTCGGACATCATTTGTCCGTTTTGTTATATTGGTTTGACAAAGCTTGAGTTGGCCCTACAGGAAGTTGAGCAGGAAGTACAAGCCGAGATTACCTGGAAATCCTATCAGCTCAATCCAGAATTTCCCGAAGACGCTCCGGGAATGCCAACTTACGATTACCTTGTGCGTACAAAAGGGATGAGCATGGATGATGTCGTGGCAATGACGGCACAGCTCAGTGCACAAGGCAAAGAACTTGGTATCACATTGAACTTTGATAAAGCAATTGTCGTAAATACCAAAAAAGCACATCGTCTCCTTCATTTTGCGCAGGCCCATCAAAAAGGAACTGCTTTGAAAAAATCATTGTTCAAAGCTCATTTTACAGACGGTTTAGATGTCAACGATAATGCAACCCTTGTTAAACTAGCAAATCAAGTAGGCCTCCCTGTTCAAGCGGCACAGGAACTTTTAGACTCCGATAAATATGCTTACGATGTCAGTCAGGACATTCAGGAAGGTGTCAACCTCGGTCTTCGTGGTGTACCATTCTTTGTCTTTGACCGGAAGTACGCGATTCCCGGCGCACAACCCATGGAAGTTTTTCACAATACGATCAAAGAATGTTTGGCAGGACAATCCGCCCCATTACAACAAAGAGGTGAAGAAGGGCCTTCTTGCGATCCTGAAACAGGAAAATGTGAGTAAAGAAAGAAAAAAGTTTTATTTTAATTTACTATTTTCGCAAGCTTATAACGACAAACAATTTTGGTATAAATGCAGTTAACCAAACTAGAAATAAAGGGATTTAAGAGTTTCGGAGACAAGATCACGATCAACTTCAATGACGGTGTTACCGCGATTGTCGGGCCAAATGGATGTGGGAAATCCAATGTGGTGGACGCAATACGCTGGGTACTTGGTGAACAAAGTACAAAGATGCTACGTTCTGATAAAATGGAAAATATTATTTTTAACGGAACAAAGAACAGAAAACCAGCTAATCTTGCGGAAGTTTCCTTGACCTTCAATAATAACAATAATATCCTCCCAACAGAATTCTCTACTGTTACGGTGACACGTAAACTATTCCGAAATGGGGATAGTGAGTATCGTTTGAATGATGTAAAATGTCGTTTAAAAGATATCACAGATTTATTTTTGGATACCGGGGTCGGTGCCGATAGTTATTCCATCATCGAATTGAAAATGATCGATGAGATCATCAACAATAAAGACAATTCGCGTAGAAATCTTTTTGAGGAAGCATCCGGTATTTCAAAATACAAGGTGCGCAAAAAACAGACGCTAACAAAATTAAAAGATACTGAAGCTGACCTCAGCCGTGTGGACGATTTACTGTATGAGATCACAAAAAATCTTAAATCGCTAGAAAACCAAGCAAAAAAAGCAGAGAAATATACCCTACTCAAGCAGGAATATCGCCAAAGTAGCATTGACCTCGCTTACTATAGAATTGCTGATTTCTCGACTGAACTTGATCGACTTCAAACGCAGGAGTCTAAAGTTCAAAAGGATGCCGCAAATTCCCAGCAATTGATTCTCAATGCGGAGACTGAACTTCAATCATTGCGTCAGGTAAATTTGGAGCAGGAGAAGAACCTTTCTGTACAACAAAAGGCTACACAGGAATTTGTCAACAAAATCCGTGGCTATGAGTCGGAAAAGAAGATCAAAAATGAGAAAGTAAAAAATCTTCAGGATAAAGAAAATCGATTAAACCTTGATGTCAATAGCGACAAGCAACAACTGAATCACGTCCTTTATACCATTAAAAGACTGAATGAGGAGCTATTTGATGAGCAAAATAAACTTGACTCACTCAAAGACAACCTGGAATCCAATAAATCTGAGGTAGATGCTCTGAGGGGTCAACAACAATCTGCCAAGGGGAAATTGGACATCTTCAACAAAAGCAATGCTGAACTACAGGCTAAAATCTATAAACTTGAGAAGGATCTCGCCGTTTTTAATATCCAAAAAGAAGCCCTTCTTCAGGAAGCTGTCCGAAACAGTGTAGATACAGAATCAAAAGAAGCAGAATTACTGCAATTTAACAGTGCTGTAGCGGAATTGGAAGGCCGTATAGAAGCGCAGCAATTGCAGTATGATTCGGCCAATCAACTCGAGGAGGAACTGCAAACACAGATCCTTCAATGCCAGACAAATTTAGAGGAGTTTAAAGCACAACTTGCGAAAGACCTTAGATTGGTCGATGCCAAACAGAACGAATATAATTTGACAAAATCCCTTATTGACAATTTAGAGGGGTTCCCAGATTCCATTCGATTCTTGAAGAAAAATGCGGGTTGGAAAAAACAGCCACCTCTCTTCTCCGATGTACTATTTTGCCAGGAAAACTATCGTGTTGCGATTGAAAACTACCTGGAACCGATCATGAATCATTATGTTGTCGAGACACAACAAGATGCCGTTCAGGCCATCCAGTTATTGAGCGACGCCGCAAAAGGTCGTGCCAATTTCTTTGTTTTGGATGCTATAGATACAGCTGTCAAGAAGCCCGTTCCTCCACACGATAATCTCATGTCCGCGTTGGAAGTGATCACTGTGGATGAAAAATATAAAGCGCTTTGTACCTTACTCCTTCAGCATGTGTATATTTTAAAGCAGGAAGGCGAAAAGGAAATGGAGCAGAAGCTTCCCGAAGTAGGCCAGGTTATCTTACAGAAGAATGGTCGCTACGCCAAACATCATTTGGGCCTTTCTGGTGGATCTGTTGGATTATTCGAAGGGAAACGTATCGGTAGAGCGAAAAACCTGGAGGTTCTCTCTCAGGAAATTAAAGCGCTTAATCTGGAGATTGCTAAACTTGAAGACAAAATAACGGCTGAAACAGCACGTGTGGAAGCCTTACGTAGCAACTCACAAAAAGAACTTATTGATGAACTACGTTTTCAACTGAATAGACTCAACAATGAGTTGATTACGGTAAAAACCAAACAGGAGCAATATCAAGCTTTCATCAACAATTCGCAAATACGGAAAAAAGATATCCAGGAAAAAATTGCGACTATCGAGTCCGATCTTACGGTTGCCGAACCTCAGCTTCAGGAATTACGTATAGAAAAAGATCAAAGTGTAACCGAACTTTCCGAATTGCAAGATCAATTTCATGAAATTTCAGAGATATTAAACGAAAAATCCATCGCCTATAACCAGGAAAATATCAGTTATCATCAACAACTGAATAAAGTCGCTAATATTAGCAAGGATCTCGAATTCAGAGAGACTCAAAAAGATGATCATGAAATCCGTATCCAGCGAAATAGTATTGAACTCGTTGAAGTACAGGAAGCATTGCGAACTACGATCCCATTTGAGGACGAAGAAGATGCAGATCTTATTGCTATGTATGAGCAGAAGATTTCATTGGAAGAGGGCCTAAAAGAGTTAGAGGAAACGTATTATGCGGACAAGCAACAGATCAATAATCTGGAAGATTCACTGACTCAGCAACGCCGCTCAAAAGAACAGAGTGACTTTCTTGTCGGTGAGATTAAAGATAAGAAAACTGCCTTACAAATTGATCTCAATGCGCTCAAAGAACGTCTGTCGGTAGAATTTAATATCGAATTGAAAGATCTAATTGAACGTGAGGATGTACCGGAAATAGCAGAAGATCAATCCAGTTTAGCGACAAAATGCAGCAAGCTCAAAAAGCAGCTCGATGAGTTTGGGACGATCAATTTAATGGCTAAAGAGGCCTTTGATGAGATGAATGAGCGTTATGACTTTATCAATAAGGAAAAAGCAGATCTGATCGAAGCAAAAGGCTCATTAATGGCAACAATCAAAGAAATAGATGATACTGCTAAGGTACAGTTTATGTTTACCTTTAATGCTGTACGGGACAATTTTGTTAAGGTATTCCGTTCATTATTCAATGAAGAAGACAGCTGTGACCTGGTTTTGACTGATCCGAGTAATCCATTGGATTCGGATATTGATATCATTGCTCAACCAAAAGGAAAACGCCCATTGTCAATCAACCAGCTATCGGGTGGTGAGAAAACCTTGACCTCAACGGCATTGTTATTTTCATTGTATCTGTCAAAGCCGGCACCTTTCTGTATTTTTGATGAGGTCGATGCTCCACTGGATGATACCAATATTGATAAATTCAACAATATCATTCGTGATTTCTCCAAAAATTCACAGTTTATCGTTGTATCCCACAATAAGAAAACAATCGCAAGCACAGATATTATCTATGGTGTGACTATGGTCGAACAGGGCGTCTCACGTGTAGTAGCGGTAGATTTAAGAGAAGTAGCTTAGCATTATATTTTACGTAAAAGAATAGTAAAGCCCTACAAGCAAAATTGTAGGGCTTTTTTATGCCTGATAATGTTCCTGCCTTCAAATGAGGCTTTTTAAGTAACCTGAATAAGTAAATTATTAGGATAAATGAACTTTATTTTCTAATTTCTGACAATTATCAACGATTAAATTGTGAAATTATTAGCTGGGCTATTAACCTGCGCAATCTTACAGTCTTGCCAGGTAAACAACCTAGGTAAAAAAGATAAACACACATTGTATGTAAATGCAGTGATCCCAGCACATAAATTCTTAAAGATTTCAACAGAGAACGCGAGCACGTTTTCTGTCGATGCCGTCAATAAATCGAGCAATACGATAGGGTTAGCGACTGATACCATTGAAATCATCATGAAAAAAGGCAAAGAATACTCCCTGAACATAGGTCAGAAAGGAAGTGTGTCCATCAAAAACCCCTCCGGGTAGGAAGTTGGCGTAAAGCTGAAAGTCTATAATCACTCTTCGAAAATTATCCAGTATACGGATAACCTATAAACAGATAATGTATAATAGGCGTGAATTCATATTTTTAATTTTTAGGGGTCATTTATCCTTCACCACTAGACGTTTCTGATTAATCAAAAGATAAAAAGCCCAGAGTGGGGAACTCTGAGCTTTCGTTAGCCATATATTAACCTATTTTATGAAAAGTATTTGAAATTAAAACGCCACTTGTTTCAATTAATTATATGATTACCATTCCTTTAACATTTTTTAACATTTAAATAATAACTCTCCTATCTTCATACTTTTAGGAGAGCGCACGAACCAAAGTTGTTCGCTGGAAGGTCAAGCCGGATATTCGAAAACAATATATGATCTTCACCCTTGTATAATTATAAGTAGCTGCGAGTCGAAGACGTTTGCTGAAGAGCAAATTGGGTACCTGAAAACGATTCAACAATATACGCCCCTACCCTATGGTATATTCGTAGTCAGATGCAAGTTAAAGTCTTTCACTGGAGAGCCAATTGGATACCCGAAAAACTTTACTGCATAAAAACAAAAAGCCCGAAGTTGAGAACTCCGGGCTAACCTAACCAATTATTAACCTAAATTTATGAAAAGTCTAATTCTTAATCAAAGCATCCTTTTGCATTGCTTTTCCTTATAACGTTAGCTTCCCAATCAATATTACATGTGCTGGTCTGATTTATTTCAATTTTGACATTTTTTAACAATTCAATAAGTAACTTTAGGTGAACGAACTTGAAAAACCAACTATTATGGCAGAATACGATTTAAAAGAGCTTGAAAAAATCCGTCAAAACAAAGATGTCCTTGACTATTTGGAGCAACATGGGGTTTTGGAAATCAAAAAATTTAACGATGTCTATGACTATGAAAAAGAGCTCTATGATCTACAGGTTACCTTGCTCAAATTACAATATGATATTATTGAAAAAGGAAAACGTGTTGTCATTATATTCGAGGGAAGAGATGCCGCTGGAAAGGGAGGTACAATTGGTCGGGTGACCGAGCATTTAAATCCCAAAAAGGTACGTGTTGTGGCATTACCCAAGCCAACTGTTGAGGAGAATGGTCAGTGGTACTTTCAACGGTATATCAAGCATCTACCCAATGCCGGTGAAATGGTCATTTTCGACCGTAGTTATTATAACCGTGCTGTGGTAGAGCCTGTATTTGATTTTTGTACGAAGGAGCAGCATGAATTATTCATGCAACAGGTACCGGAATTTGAAAAGCAATTGATTGATGATGGTATCATCCTAATCAAGCTGTTTCTGAGCATTAGTAAAGAAGAGCAGGCGGAGCGATTGAAAGAGCGGCAAGAAGATATTCTAAAGCACTGGAAGGTTGGGGTTTTGGATCAACAGGCACAGGAAAAATGGGATGTTTATACGGGTTATATTGAAAAACTCTTTAAAACGACTGCCACCAAAAAGTCGCCTTGGTTTGAAATCGACAAAGACAATAAAAAGAAAGCCCGCTTAGCAGCTTTTCGGATAATTATCAATGCAATTGCCGGAAATGAACAGGAGAAATTGGATGATTTTGTGAACAAACACAATTAAAATGCGTCTTTAAAAAATGCCTCCAAAAGACCGTATCTTTTTGGAGGCATAACTCGTTAATTCATAACTCGCTAAGTAATGCTATACTTTTAAACGAGTATTGTCGTAGCGATCCGAGGGCCAGCCATTTGTACCGAAGCTGGCATTGAATGATCAAATTTTTCAAAATTTCCAATAAACAATTTTGCCAATCGTTTGGCTTGCACGTCATAGGCTTCATTATTGTTCCATAATCCCCTAGCGTCTAGAATCTGTTCGGGAACATATTCGCCACAGCTGGTCGGATAATCCAATCCAAAAATCTCATGCTTATTAAATTGAGCCTCCAATAGTGATCCATCCATTGCAGCACGAATTAGTGCCCGTGTATAGTTCAGTTTAATACGACGTCCGATACCATAAGGCCCTGCAATCCAACCTGTATTAACCAACCATACTTTGATATTGGGATTTTGCTCCAGTTTGGCCCGTAGTAACGCAGCATACTTCGCTGGGTGTAAAGGTAAGAATGCTTGACCAAAACATGTTGAGAAGGCTGCAGTAGGTTCCTTCACCCCTACTTCGGTACCGGCTACTTTTGCGGTATACCCACTCACAAAATGATAGACTGCCTGATCTACCGTTAACAATGAAATCGGGGGCAATACACCAAAGGCATCGGCAGTCAGAAAGAAAATATTTTCAGGAGCATTACCTATTCCCGTCATCTCAGCATTTTCCATGAAATCGATCGGATAGGAAACCCGCGTATTTTCGGTTTTACTGATATTGTCATAGTCTGGTCGATCAAACTCATCCAGGACAACATTCTCAAGCAACGAGCCAAAACGGATGGCATGGTAAATCTCAGGTTCTTTTTCCTCTGTAAGTCCTACACATTTTGCATAACAACCACCTTCAAAGTTGAAAATCCCCTTCTCGCTCCAACCATGCTCGTCATCACCGATCAATTTCCTGTTTTTATCAGCCGATAATGTGGTCTTACCCGTTCCGGAAAGTCCGAAGAATAAGGCCGTTTTACCATCTTTGGAGGTATTCGCCGAGCAGTGCATCGATAATACATTATGTTCATGCGGCAAAATAAAATTCAAGATGGAAAAGATACTTTTCTTGATTTCACCAGTATATCCAGTCCCCGCAATCAGCACCATTTTTTTCGTAAAATCAATGGCTACAAAATTCTCGTTTCGAATGCCATAGTGTTGCGGATCCTCGATAAGTAATGTCGGCGCAGCTAATATTGACCATTGCGGTTGACTATCAATATCACCCACAGATCTCAAAAACAGATTGTTAGCAAAAATACTTTGATAAGCTGTTTCTGTGATAACACGAATAGATAATTGATATGCTGGGTCCGCTCCTGCCGCACAATCCCGGACGTAAATTGTTCTGTTACTCAAATGTGCAGCAACCTTTGAAAATAATGCATCAAAATTGGCCGGGGTCATCGGCTGGTTGATTTCACCCCACCATACTGCATCCTTAGTCAAGGAGTCCTCGACCAAAAAACGGTCTTTGGGGGATCTTCCAGTAAATTTTCCTGTATCAGCGGCTAATGCTCCAGTGTCAGACAGTCTTCCCTCTTGATTCGCTAAAGCATGTTCGACCAACTCTGAAACAGGTAATTGATAAAATACATTTCCTGTATAATCAATTTTCAAATATTTCAAATCAGGCGCGTTTCCAATGTTACCCTTTTTCATATTTTTTGTTTGTTTTAAAATGTGCCCAAAGTTAAAGGCAAATTTCGCTAAAAACAAAACTTAATTATCTAAAAATCAGGCTTATTGTATAAAAAACACAAAAACAACAATCTAACTATCAATTAGTTATGAAGGTAAAATAAATTAAACTTTTTAGCATATTTTTTTAGCACAATCCCTTCATGTACCGTCCATATATTTTATATTTTTCGTAAATTGTTCCAAGCTTTACAAATATTAATAAGATGAAATTACATGCGATAGAAACAGGCTTCTTTAAATTGGACGGCGGTGCCATGTTTGGAGTGGTTCCCAAAAGTATCTGGAACAAAACAAACCCGGCTGATTCCAACAATATGTGCACATGGGGCAATCGTTTACTCCTCATAGAGGAAGGTAATAAATTAATGCTGGTGGACACAGGCCTTGGCGATAAACAAAACGAAAAATTCTTCAGTTATTACTATTTACACGGTGATGCCACATTAGATAAATCGCTTAAAAATATTGGCTTTGACAGAAACGATATTACAGATGTCATCCTGACACATTTGCATTTTGATCATTGTGGTGGTGCCATTATCCGTGAAGGGGAAAAATTATCTCCTGCTTTCAAAAATGCAGACTTTTGGAGCAATAGTGACCATTGGGCCTGGGCTACAGCCCCCAATCCGAGAGAGAAAGCATCGTTTCTAAAAGAGAATATCCTTCCTATTCAAGAAAGTGGCCGATTGAAATTCGTTGAAGATAGCAAGGATCCATTTGGCAAGGACATCAGCATTCGCTATGCCAACGGCCATACCGAAGCGATGATGTTGCCACAGATTCAATATAAGGGAAAGACAGTGCTCTATATGGCAGATCTGTTGCCCTCTGTCGGTCATATTCCGATCCCATATGTCATGGGCTATGACGTGAGGCCATTAGTCACCATGGAAGAGCGCAACAACTATTGGAATGAAATCGTCGAAAATGAATACATTCTCTTCTTTGAACATGATCCGGTTAATGAATGCTGTACCTTACAACATACGGAAAAAGGAATCCGGGTAAAAGATATCTTTAAATTAAGTGATATTTAGGAAAACATCAGTTAGCTTATGAAATGATTCTGTTTCCTGATGAAGCTACCATAAGAAAGGGGATGTTTTGACATCCCCTTTCTTATGGTAGTATAGATTGAAATCGTTAGAATCTAAAGCCCAAAGCCCAATAGTTTTCAAAAAACCAGATCTGTTGTGTGGCTTTGTCGACGCCTCTTCTACCCGTTGTGCGGATATTGTACAAATCAGTCCAACCTGTTTTAAAGTTTCCTTGCAAATAAAG
The window above is part of the Sphingobacterium sp. ML3W genome. Proteins encoded here:
- a CDS encoding MBL fold metallo-hydrolase, with the translated sequence MKLHAIETGFFKLDGGAMFGVVPKSIWNKTNPADSNNMCTWGNRLLLIEEGNKLMLVDTGLGDKQNEKFFSYYYLHGDATLDKSLKNIGFDRNDITDVILTHLHFDHCGGAIIREGEKLSPAFKNADFWSNSDHWAWATAPNPREKASFLKENILPIQESGRLKFVEDSKDPFGKDISIRYANGHTEAMMLPQIQYKGKTVLYMADLLPSVGHIPIPYVMGYDVRPLVTMEERNNYWNEIVENEYILFFEHDPVNECCTLQHTEKGIRVKDIFKLSDI
- a CDS encoding patatin-like phospholipase family protein; translated protein: MSEKDFLNRKVTLVLGGGGARGLVHIGIIRKLEEMGFEIDEIVGCSIGALVGGIYAQGKMDVLEDWMHNLTKKSVFNMMDFSWKGLGMMKGIKVFNALKSVIPDANIETFPILFKAVATDLNYEEEVVLDFGSMYDAIRASIAIPAVFTAIEEDTHVYVDGGVLNPLPINHVTRKENLIIAVNLESKPDKQYSVIKKLDTRTSNSLDILQASYYVMRRKMSRMIIDLYRPDVVVNIPYNICNLWDYHRAEFLVQKGREYIDKALKSKTKIE
- the ppk2 gene encoding polyphosphate kinase 2 translates to MAEYDLKELEKIRQNKDVLDYLEQHGVLEIKKFNDVYDYEKELYDLQVTLLKLQYDIIEKGKRVVIIFEGRDAAGKGGTIGRVTEHLNPKKVRVVALPKPTVEENGQWYFQRYIKHLPNAGEMVIFDRSYYNRAVVEPVFDFCTKEQHELFMQQVPEFEKQLIDDGIILIKLFLSISKEEQAERLKERQEDILKHWKVGVLDQQAQEKWDVYTGYIEKLFKTTATKKSPWFEIDKDNKKKARLAAFRIIINAIAGNEQEKLDDFVNKHN
- the pckA gene encoding phosphoenolpyruvate carboxykinase (ATP), giving the protein MKKGNIGNAPDLKYLKIDYTGNVFYQLPVSELVEHALANQEGRLSDTGALAADTGKFTGRSPKDRFLVEDSLTKDAVWWGEINQPMTPANFDALFSKVAAHLSNRTIYVRDCAAGADPAYQLSIRVITETAYQSIFANNLFLRSVGDIDSQPQWSILAAPTLLIEDPQHYGIRNENFVAIDFTKKMVLIAGTGYTGEIKKSIFSILNFILPHEHNVLSMHCSANTSKDGKTALFFGLSGTGKTTLSADKNRKLIGDDEHGWSEKGIFNFEGGCYAKCVGLTEEKEPEIYHAIRFGSLLENVVLDEFDRPDYDNISKTENTRVSYPIDFMENAEMTGIGNAPENIFFLTADAFGVLPPISLLTVDQAVYHFVSGYTAKVAGTEVGVKEPTAAFSTCFGQAFLPLHPAKYAALLRAKLEQNPNIKVWLVNTGWIAGPYGIGRRIKLNYTRALIRAAMDGSLLEAQFNKHEIFGLDYPTSCGEYVPEQILDARGLWNNNEAYDVQAKRLAKLFIGNFEKFDHSMPASVQMAGPRIATTILV
- the smc gene encoding chromosome segregation protein SMC; its protein translation is MQLTKLEIKGFKSFGDKITINFNDGVTAIVGPNGCGKSNVVDAIRWVLGEQSTKMLRSDKMENIIFNGTKNRKPANLAEVSLTFNNNNNILPTEFSTVTVTRKLFRNGDSEYRLNDVKCRLKDITDLFLDTGVGADSYSIIELKMIDEIINNKDNSRRNLFEEASGISKYKVRKKQTLTKLKDTEADLSRVDDLLYEITKNLKSLENQAKKAEKYTLLKQEYRQSSIDLAYYRIADFSTELDRLQTQESKVQKDAANSQQLILNAETELQSLRQVNLEQEKNLSVQQKATQEFVNKIRGYESEKKIKNEKVKNLQDKENRLNLDVNSDKQQLNHVLYTIKRLNEELFDEQNKLDSLKDNLESNKSEVDALRGQQQSAKGKLDIFNKSNAELQAKIYKLEKDLAVFNIQKEALLQEAVRNSVDTESKEAELLQFNSAVAELEGRIEAQQLQYDSANQLEEELQTQILQCQTNLEEFKAQLAKDLRLVDAKQNEYNLTKSLIDNLEGFPDSIRFLKKNAGWKKQPPLFSDVLFCQENYRVAIENYLEPIMNHYVVETQQDAVQAIQLLSDAAKGRANFFVLDAIDTAVKKPVPPHDNLMSALEVITVDEKYKALCTLLLQHVYILKQEGEKEMEQKLPEVGQVILQKNGRYAKHHLGLSGGSVGLFEGKRIGRAKNLEVLSQEIKALNLEIAKLEDKITAETARVEALRSNSQKELIDELRFQLNRLNNELITVKTKQEQYQAFINNSQIRKKDIQEKIATIESDLTVAEPQLQELRIEKDQSVTELSELQDQFHEISEILNEKSIAYNQENISYHQQLNKVANISKDLEFRETQKDDHEIRIQRNSIELVEVQEALRTTIPFEDEEDADLIAMYEQKISLEEGLKELEETYYADKQQINNLEDSLTQQRRSKEQSDFLVGEIKDKKTALQIDLNALKERLSVEFNIELKDLIEREDVPEIAEDQSSLATKCSKLKKQLDEFGTINLMAKEAFDEMNERYDFINKEKADLIEAKGSLMATIKEIDDTAKVQFMFTFNAVRDNFVKVFRSLFNEEDSCDLVLTDPSNPLDSDIDIIAQPKGKRPLSINQLSGGEKTLTSTALLFSLYLSKPAPFCIFDEVDAPLDDTNIDKFNNIIRDFSKNSQFIVVSHNKKTIASTDIIYGVTMVEQGVSRVVAVDLREVA
- a CDS encoding glycerophosphodiester phosphodiesterase family protein — its product is MKRSLLRIAFFGLILSSVSCSVMKDSAKTTNSFPKLSLEAHRGGRGVYPEESIAAMKNAIDLPQVTTLEMDCHITKDRKVVVFHDDYLNPKFVLKPDGTEIPEKDKSLKIYAMNYKELFKYDIGSKFYKEFPEQKKQITRIAKLADLIDSTEAYALQKRTAPMFYNIEVKSKEDKDGIYHPRVEEFVDLMVQVITEKKIAARTIIQSFDIRAVKYLNKAYPQLKVSYLIDANYTKNAQETIAALGFTPFIISPHYKLVTSEFVKQYHKANVKVIPWTVNSKTEIEQLKALKVDGIISDYPNLF
- a CDS encoding DsbA family oxidoreductase, giving the protein MKIEIWSDIICPFCYIGLTKLELALQEVEQEVQAEITWKSYQLNPEFPEDAPGMPTYDYLVRTKGMSMDDVVAMTAQLSAQGKELGITLNFDKAIVVNTKKAHRLLHFAQAHQKGTALKKSLFKAHFTDGLDVNDNATLVKLANQVGLPVQAAQELLDSDKYAYDVSQDIQEGVNLGLRGVPFFVFDRKYAIPGAQPMEVFHNTIKECLAGQSAPLQQRGEEGPSCDPETGKCE